One Delphinus delphis chromosome 3, mDelDel1.2, whole genome shotgun sequence genomic region harbors:
- the LOC132422056 gene encoding protocadherin beta-2-like yields the protein MEAGERKKCFLKQRQVLIFFVWLGIAQAGSEPRRYSVAEEMDSGSFVANLLKDLGLEVDDLAARAPRVVSKGKKMRLHFDRQTGDLLLNEKLDREELCGPTEPCVLPFQMLLENPLKFFQAELRIRDINDHSPVFLHKEIILKISESITLGTTFLIERAQDLDVGSNSLQSYTVSPNSHFHLKLQDSSDGTILPQLVLDKALDREEQPEIRLTVTALDGGIPPRSGTALIHIEVLDINDNAPEFVKLHYEAHVLENSPIGSQVAIVSARDLDIGTYGEISYVLSQASEDIRKTSGINAKSGELLLTQELDFESIQTYTLNIQATDGGGISGSCVVFVQVMDLNDNPPELTMSTLITEIPESLQETVIAVFSVSDPDSGDNGRMVCSVQDDLPFILKPSVENFYSLVTNTALDRETRSEYNITITVTDMGTPRLKTEHNITVLVSDVNDNAPAFTQTSYTLSVRENNSPALHFGSVRATDRDAGANAQVTYSLLPPLDAHVPLASLVSINPDNGHLFALRSLDYEALRAFEFRVGAADRGSPALSSQALVRVLVADDKDNAPFVLYPLQNASAPCTELVPRAAEAGYLVTKVVAVDGDSGQNAWLSYQLLKATEPGLFGVWAHNGEVRTARLLSERDAAKHRLVALVKDNGEPPLSASVTLHVLLVDGFSQPYLPAREAEAADAAPIAPLTVYLVVALASVSSLFVFSVLVFVVVRLCRRGGATSVGRCSVPEGPFPGHLVDVSGTGTLSQSYQYEVCLTGGSGTFKFLKPVIPNFLTQDEERVSEANPSFRNSFEFS from the coding sequence atggaggcaggagagaggaagaaatgcttTCTGAAACAAAGGCAAGTCTTGATATTCTTTGTTTGGCTGGGCATAGCTCAGGCTGGCTCTGAGCCTAGGCGTTATTCAGTGGCCGAGGAAATGGACAGTGGCTCCTTTGTGGCCAATCTCTTGAAAGACTTGGGGTTGGAGGTAGATGATCTAGCTGCTCGGGCCCCCCGGGTcgtttccaaagggaaaaaaatgcgtTTGCATTTTGATAGGCAGACCGGGGATTTGTTGTTAAATGAGAAACTGGACCGGGAGGAGCTATGTGGCCCTACCGAGCCCTGTGTACTACCTTTCCAGATGTTACTGGAAAATCCCTTGAAGTTTTTCCAGGCTGAGCTACGGATTAGGGACATAAATGATCATTCTCCAGTTTTCCtacacaaagaaataatattgaaaatttcAGAAAGTATCACTCTTGGAACTACTTTCCTGATAGAGCGTGCCCAGGACTTAGATGTAGGAAGCAACAGTCTCCAAAGTTACACAGTCAGCCCCAATTCCCACTTCCATCTTAAATTACAAGACAGTTCCGACGGCACAATATTACCACAGCTGGTGCTGGACAAAGCACTGGATAGAGAGGAACAGCCTGAGATCAGATTAACCGTCACAGCGCTGGATGGCGGAATTCCACCCAGGTCTGGGACCGCCCTAATCCACATTGAAGTCTTAGACATCAATGATAATGCCCCTGAGTTTGTAAAGCTGCACTATGAGGCGCATGTCCTAGAAAACAGCCCCATTGGATCCCAGGTTGCCATTGTCTCTGCCAGAGATTTAGATATTGGAACCTATGGAGAAATATCTTACGTACTTTCCCAAGCATCTGAGGATATTCGGAAAACATCTGGAATAAATGCAAAATCGGGAGAACTCCTTTTAacacaggaactggattttgAATCTATTCAGACTTATACATTAAATATTCAGGCGACAGATGGTGGGGGCATTTCTGGCAGTTGTGTGGTGTTTGTCCAAGTGATGGATTTGAATGACAACCCGCCAGAACTGACCATGTCAACGCTTATCACTGAGATCCCAGAAAGCTTGCAGGAGACTGTAATTGCTGTATTCAGCGTTTCAGATCCTGACTCTGGAGACAATGGAAGGATGGTTTGCTCCGTCCAAGATGATCTTCCCTTCATTCTTAAACCctctgttgagaatttttacagttTAGTCACAAACACAGCCCTGGACCGAGAAACAAGATCCGAATATAACATCACCATCACCGTCACAGATATGGGAACCCCCAGGCTAAAAACCGAGCACAACATAACCGTGCTGGTGTCCGACGTCAACGACAACGCCCCCGCCTTCACCCAGACCTCCTACACCCTGTCCGTCCGCGAGAACAACAGCCCCGCCCTACACTTCGGCAGCGTCCGCGCCACAGACAGAGACGCGGGCGCCAACGCCCAGGTCACCTACTCGCTGCTGCCGCCCCTCGACGCGCACGTGCCCCTGGCCTCCCTGGTGTCCATCAACCCGGACAACGGCCACCTGTTCGCCCTGAGGTCCCTGGACTACGAGGCCCTGCGGGCGTTCGAGTTCCGCGTGGGCGCCGCCGACCGCGGCTCGCCCGCGCTCAGCAGCCAGGCGCTGGTGCGCGTGCTCGTGGCGGACGACAAGGACAACGCGCCCTTCGTGCTGTACCCGCTGCAGAACGCCTCGGCGCCCTGCACCGAGCTGGTGCCCAGGGCGGCCGAGGCGGGCTACCTGGTGACCAAGGTGGTGGCGGTGGACGGCGACTCGGGCCAGAACGCCTGGCTGTCGTACCAGCTGCTCAAGGCCACGGAGCCCGGGCTGTTCGGCGTGTGGGCGCACAACGGCGAGGTGCGCACGGCCCGGCTGCTGAGCGAGCGCGACGCGGCCAAGCACAGGCTGGTGGCGCTGGTCAAGGACAACGGCGAGCCGCCGCTCTCGGCCAGCGTCACGCTGCACGTGCTGCTGGTGGACGGCTTCTCGCAGCCCTACCTGCCGGCCCGTGAAGCGGAAGCGGCGGACGCGGCCCCGATCGCCCCGCTCACCGTCTATCTGGTGGTCGCCTTGGCGTCGGTGTCGTCGCTCTTCGTCTTCTCGGTGCTGGTGTTCGTCGTGGTGCGGCTGTGCAGGAGGGGCGGGGCGACCTCGGTGGGTCGCTGCTCGGTGCCCGAGGGCCCCTTTCCGGGCCACCTGGTGGACGTCAGCGGCACGGGGACCCTGTCCCAGAGCTACCAGTACGAGGTGTGTCTGACGGGAGGCTCTGGGACTTTCAAGTTCCTCAAGCCGGTTATCCCAAACTTCCTTACTCAAGATGAGGAGAGGGTTAGTGAGGCAAACCCCAGTTTCAGGAATAGTTTTGAATTCAGTTAA